The genomic region AAACGAAGTATTGAATTATTCGAGCTTGCACGAAGAACAAGCCACTCCTTGTACACGTTGTGGAAATTGATGTCAAATTATCTTGTGTCTCAATATTGCAGCTATCAGTTTCCAAAGTTTGGAGGTACAATAATGCTCATGGGAAATCCACATTTTcttatgtttgtttcttccaAAAATTATAATCTcctaaaacataaacacagtGGTTTATCaacttagttttaattatcgaAAACTCTGTAACCGCTTTGCGCGTACTTCGTGCTCTCGCATGTGTATGCTCTTTTACTACGGATTTGCTCTGTCTCGCTTTCACCAACATAGTGCGCCGCACTTTCTTATTCACTCGATCGTAGCTGGAATGCTTTTGCGCGGAAACTCCACGGTACACAGAGAGTGACGCAAAATTTGCGACCGCTTGCACGTTCCAAGAAACACCCGGTAGCAAAGATGTAACTGTATATTCTTAATGTTTCCTCACACTACCTTTCTGAATACTTCCGGAATTGTTTCTTTACATATAAATTGGAAGAAATTATACGTAGGCATAACGAaaggatgtttatgtttcgcAGAGGCTCGCGGTCACAAATTTGAGCTTCATACTACGATTACAATGTATACACACTACCGGCAATCAATAGGAATGTTGCCGTACTTTCTTAACATCATTAATCATAGAGTTTGTACTTTATATTCTGTAAATTGATGGAAGACTGTTTTGAACTACATCGTTGaactaaataaaatcattttgaaAGAAAGCATCCGCATAAAAACGTGAATTGAATGTCACCACGGCCATAGTACCAAGGAATGTGTACTGCTGAAAGGTAGTACAAAATCAGCATTTTGACATCGGAAGTCAAGGTATATGCTCACTTGCTCAGGTAAAtcttttgattgattgtttaCGCATGGTCTGCAAGACATTTCCAGCGGTTCTTCTCAAAATGTCTTCAGCACGAATAAAAATCTTCTCATTTCTGGAGGGCTGTCATAAAATTCACGAAGAAAAAGCGAAAATCACGTGGGTCGATAGTTTTTCGGAAGTCAGATTCGCaggtgtttttgttatttttataattctaACAAAGATAAATGAATTTTATCACCTTGATTACCCAAACGAATGCCTTAATTCCGGgttataaaaatcaaatgttgTTGACAAATAAATTATCGTACGAAAATATCGGTCGGCCGACTTTATCTGTCAAATACCATACAATATCTGACTggccgtccacacggcatcgtagcgtagcgattttgacactccatcgtagtgtcaactattttgtatggccgtggctaaggcctctcgaccaacatttacactacgacggagtgtcaaaatcgctacgctacgatgccgtgtggacgctgcCTGACAGTATCGCAATTTGTCGACGGTACCTGCCAATTTTCTCGTCGTTGtgccatacaaaaggtaaacaacactttggaaaaaacgaagaaatggcaataattattatgattgGAAGCGTAATAACCTCAAGTGTCATGAAAAATGACAGGTACCGTGGACAAATCGTGGTAGCGAGTATGATGAGTGACGGGTGCTCCGacatcatcatgctttctcgttctgtctaGTTGACAGTTGTtaccaacaaaacaagaaagcatgatgatttggCTGCTGGGATCATCACCTGGCTCCCAATTTAATACTCGCCACCATACTCGGCATTCCGCACAGTTGGGAGCATTAATTGTTAACAATTGTTAACACTCTGACGGTCGGCTtcatctatagatgtaatggctccgtttcagtttgcatccgatccgaaagtaaacaaatttcgcagggcgcgttgctgttcgtacgtaaatcataataaaaattgaaaaagaatgatcAAACAGGACGGCCAGATACGGAGGAACTAGTGCAAACGTGCCGGTTGCAAAGCGTTGCgacaccgtgaattgtgcggccgtcaaagCGTTAATCCTCGGTCGGCTTCCTCCATACGGAGGCATGCTCGGCCAAATGCAGTGCAAGTTGTTGTGTCCAAATACTCGGCTGTAGAAACTCGGTCCAAATACTCTGTGTGGAACAGTCCTTAATGCGTCTGAGCACTGACATCAGCAAATTGTTTCGATACGTAATGTCAACTAGCTTTATATTTCACAACCTTTTCCACACCTCCCTTGGGTTCAAAATATTCTTTCTGGTTTTACATCGTCGAACTGTGAAGCGATCAGTTGGGATAgagtattttcatttttttacgttattcaTCGTTCCATATTCTTGAATAACTTGAAATCATGCCATCCGTTGAAACGTCTGAAGGGTACAGCAAATCCAGCGAGTCTTGCGCAGAGAGTGTTGGACAGAATGGTACAGCAAGCGGGGATTCATCGgatccaaaccatcaacagATACCCGCAGATCGTGGTGCGGAGAGTGATTTATCGCAAATTGACCAACCTACAGTCCGCGAGTTTACACAAAATGATACCATCAACAAATTTCTGTTGAACTCCTTCCTGCAGCGCATAAATAATGCGACCACCGTGGATGAGTGTAGAGAGGCAAACGATGAGTCATTCGGGGACGAGCTGAACCAGGACTTCGATTCATAgagtttgttttctcccaAACACGCCGGCAAACAGAGCATTCTGATTGATTAAGAAACGCCTTAACTTAATATGACATCCATATAAGAAACGCTAATGTaaggatgtttgaatttaaaatgaataaaagccCTTTTCCAAACAAAGCTTCACAAGTGAGTTGAGATGATGCTGCTGACAGGCGTCGGAAAAGATTAAGGCACGGTGCAGCCTTTACTTGTTGACAATGCGACAGCGGAAGAAACATTGATTGAAGAAACAAGATGATTCCCTTGGAGTCAAGGCGGGTTTACTTATCTTGTCTTTTATCAGTCGCATGGCGATAACCTTTTCCCATAAGTGCTAGCTCACACAGAGCGGTACCTTGTGTGCAGCGCTGCGCTTTGCTCATAATCAGTTCGTGATCGGTTCGTTCGCAATACGGATCGCGCGGTGTACTCTTTTAGTACGAGTGTAGAGACTCGCTCGAGCAGTAGCTGCGTGAGTTGTGCGCTGGTCTGTAATCTGTGGCCTGATTACGTCCCTCCTTTCgtaggaaggaagaaaacgatACGATTGATTTCGTGGACTGGTAAAAGCAATACAGAAGAAAGCTCCCAACAATCCTAGTGTCGAGCGAAATGGAGATGAAAacaattgttaaaaaaaataatccaacCGAGGATAAAGAGAATGACGATGGTTGCGACGAAAAGACCGATAATCAACGAAAAGTAACAAATCCAGCAGAAGCTGGCGAGTCTATGAGTGGAGGAAAATCCTCTACCGAGCGAAATCAAACGCTTAATCCAGGATCCCAAATTCGTCCAACAGTATCAGAAGATGATGTGCGCAAGCTGGCCGAAAGATTGTACGGAATTACGGTGCTGGAAATGTGTGAACTGGATTCATACGATGATCGCAATTACATGATTCAAGCAGACAGGTAAGCCTTTTTGATCTATCTCAATGTCACAAACGAGTTTTCACGTTCAAAAGGCAGTGTATTTATCGTTCAAAGTGTATGCTTGAGCGAGAAAGACGAACCGTAACGAAACGCTAAACTCGGGAGTGAAAAACCATGTTTCGCACTGCGGTTACGTTACTTGCGCCAGCGAGAGACACGTGATTACTCGATTTATGAATATGTCACGGCTGTGATGGCCGCGGCCTCGAAGATCGGTCGTGATGACATCAAACATCAGTTGTCATGGCAGTTAGAGGGCCGCGTGTAACACCAATATGGTGTGGAATTTAAATTGTCAATATGTAGATAATTGGAATCAACGGTGAAGTCTGTTCCCTGATTTATatgttttctctctctttttctcttttccaatCTAGCTACGTCAAGAATCCCAtattaaaatcaatcaataagAGCGGTTACGTTATGAAGATAGCAAACTCGCTTGACTCGAAGGATGAATCGTTTTTTCATGCGCAAAGCGAAATAATGCTACATCTTTGTAAGCTCGATATCAAATGTCCCCTACCCGTGCAGAATATCAATGGCAAATATCACTCCGTAGAGAAATTGGGGGAGTCAGATCATGTCGTACGACTGCTGGAATACATTCCGGGGAAGGTATTCCATGGAGTACCACATCCAGATCACATTTTTTATCAAGCGGGTCAGTTTATCGCTAGGATCGATTCCGCGCTTAAAGTAAGTATATTCAAAGGAAACAAGCCGGCTTCTTCTACTTCTCTGTTATTTATATTCTCTTGCTTCCATTTGTTTGCAGTCCATTGACAAAGAAATGGTTGTGAATCGACAGTCGATATGGATGCTGGACAACTTCCTTAAGCTGAAAGATTTCATTTATGTGGTCAAAGATGAATACCACAAAGGAATTATCGAGCAGGTATTGAGTACCTATGAGCGTCGCATCGTTCCTAATCTGGATGAATACGAGCAAGGCGTGATATATGGAGATTTCAACGAGCACAACATTATCGTGAATAAAAAGGCGACGAACAGCAAGGACTATGAAATTACGGGTATTATAGATTTCGGCGACGTTTGCTATTCAAGGTATGTTTTTGAGCTGGCCATCGCTATGACATACATGATTCTGGAATCCAACGACTTGGATACTGGCGGTTTGGTGATTGCGGGGTACAGCATGATAAGACTGATTCCTCAACATGAAAAAGACGTACTAAGggtgagtaaaaaaaaactagtgtAGAATATTATACTAACAATCTGGAAGAGGAAATCTATTATAACAACATTCATCTTCTGAACAGGTCGCTATCGCCGCCAGGATTTGTCAGAGTCTTGTGCTTGGTTTGTATACGGCTACGGTTGATGCCAACAATCAGTACATTCTGTCAACACAAGCCCGAGGCTGGAGCGTACTGGAAGCACTTTGGAATGAAACAGATAAAAATCTGTTAGATCGATGGGCAACAGTGGCCGAAGAATATCTTACACGGAGCTCCAAATAATGGGTTTGACGACGAAGTCGATTTtgatcaatttcaattaatatGACTATCATATCATACTGAAAGCAATATTATATGAACTATTATTGAGAAAAGTAACAGCTTTTCATGTTACATTAGTAGTTACAGCTATTCATGTAAAAGTTGATGATTGTACGACAATAAATTGCTTAGTAACTCTGCACTATTTCAATTCAATAGTGGTGATTTCTTTTACgttcaaatacaaatttcAATCTTTGGGATGCTAACTTTAAACGAATGTAAGATTTTACGTCACATCAAGTGTATGTTAGTTGAACAGCTCAGcttcagtttaaaaaaatatctttaGACATTTATTGCTGAGAAACGTGTAGTTAGGAAGTGGAGACTTTTGTAGCTGCGGGTGTATAATTATCTTTTTATAACACAACGCTGAATATTAGACACTTTCTGCTTAAAACGTTTGTCTTACACATTACAATTCTTATTGATAGGTTTGTGAATGAGTggagaggaaaattaaaatttacaaaaatattcTTCACCTCCATAAAGCTCCATTTTCGATCATTCTATTTTTGCCCTCTACTAGTCGTAAATGATAGTGGGCTAAAACTGGCTAAAACTCTGACTTGAGCACTATGGTTTCGAATCCTGAATGTGACCGACCTCTGCCCTGCACGTGAGCACTGACTATTCACGTATGAGAGAAGAATCTGTAGTAAAGCTAACAATAATGTGAGGGTAACCAAAGTCatggtgtgggatcgaatttCAAGTCTGGCATCCCCcagtattacgaacggctgaccaccgatctataatataccgtctttcggtcaccgaaaactctcctcggagagaggccttgtcccacttggGGATGTTGTGCCgcataaaaaaaccaaagtcATTTTCAAGTATATTACAACACTGCCCAAAACTTGTCATTTTCGgtgttattaatttttattttatcgaatCATCATCAGTGTTTTATCTTAGTCTTTCATGGACTtaattaaaagtagtatggaagGTAAAAAACCTTGGAACATATATTTTCCGATTCTCAATTGGAAAGTCAGGAAGCCCTCGTTTCGATCACGTAGTTATCTACCCAAACAACCTCAAGTGAGGAAAGATGAAGAGAACGAATGAATTGACATTTACATACAGGGTTCTGGAGGGTAAAAACCAACGCTTTTCGTAGAAGCGCGTTGAAGCGTTCGCATAGTAATGCGACAGTTTTCAtgcggttttttttatgtaagaGGTGGTAAAGCTTTACCTTTTGCTGGTACCTTTTGCTTGCTAGTCCAGCTGAATCACGTGTTCGCCGTTAATGATGCTTTAAATATTGCAAAGCACTATTAAAAGTTTGATTATCAAACTATGGTTTGCCTTTCGGTTTCTATAATAGTCAAAGTTTTTCCCGTTGTGTGGAAAAGGGGTTTTTATTCCATAGACGTTTGATGGACAATAGAAAGTTTCGAATGTCTGCAGTAATGATATTAGCTGGCGAATTTTAATTGCACATTATTACCCCCAGAAAGTAAAGTGAGCATATTCATACTTTATTCATGAGTTTTTTCTTACCAACATCATCGAAATTCTATTTACAACGCGAATTGCAACTGAAAATGAGGGGAAGGGGTTTTATTAGATAATGTAATAAAAGGTTTTGAATCTTTTTTATCTAGTGCTCCCAATAAATGAGGCATTGGTTGGTGAATTGGTTCTCCACGCTGAGAGTATATCTGAAACAGATTAAGCCAGTTTCAATATTGTTGGTTATCCGTATAGTAACAGTAGAAAGAAGATTACGCAATTCAACGAATCGTCAATGATGAGCTATCTTGCTCCTTCTCTTcttaaattcaatcaatttaaaagctaAATCAAAAAGAGGTATTATTTTCTAGTGTTTTTAATAAAGTTAGGTGAAGATAGTTTCAATCGAAGAGGAACATCGCCTCATATATATACACATtattacaaactttgtatgTTTAAAAGgtaataataaaacacacaagaaACTAAGTTCCAGTTCAAATTTTCTCAACGAAATTGATTCGGTTTAGAGATTAGTATGGCTAACATCCTGCACCGTGGGCCAAATGCTATTTTGCCGTAAGTTTTCATGCAAGTACATAAACATGCCTGCTGTGCGAAAGGTTTTTCAGTTAGAACTATCGTTATGCTTTTACGccatcaaaaaacaaaaaatcaaagcagaaaatttgaataataaattaattaattagcaTTCAGATCATCATTGCAATAAATTTTAAGTTTATATAAAGCAAAGCAATTATTTCACAATCGTTTTTTTTAGTATGAACGTTTTATGTCTTCAATAGCCACATGGAATAGGAATGGCACCGTTGGCAATAAATATTATATGCAATGTTATGTTGTTTGAGCGCTGCTCTGTTACTTTAAGTTTTTCTTATTCAATCGGAaactcaaaaatgaaaacgattttTGCAAAAACTAAGCAAAGATGCATACGGTCCTTTTAAATAACTTTAAAGCCATCATCGGCACTTCGCCAGTCGTGTTATACTTTAGGCCGCTTCGTCGTGTGGACAGCGGCTTAAATTGTAATGTGGTTATattgttaattaaaaaaactgtttaaatttttaaatcaagtgAAGATAACTTGATACACTGTTAAGTACACTAATATCTAAATGTAGGAGCTTATtccgattttttaaattttttaatttcttctgtCGCAAATCTAATACTGGAATTGGGGTTTGTCAAAGTTTTGCACGGGGTCACACGTAAGCATATTTAGATTTTTTACGTTGGTTGAAGCTTTGCAAAAATTGAAACCTATGCTACAATGCGAAAGGCAATGTCGATGGTGGAAAATCCCAAAATCTATCATTGATTCAGGCGGCCAATGGGTAGAGAAATGAGGGACATGAAAAATAGCTCCATGTTGGTGGGGTTGTCGTTGCATGAGTCAAAATTGGAACGTGGAGGAtagtagaaaaaataaatcaagagCGTCGAAGGAAATGAACCGAAAGGCGTAAGCCTCCCCGTGTGGTAAATCTAGGGTTTTATCGCGAATGTTCCGAAAGGACCTATGAAAAAGAGGGGCAGTATGCATAAAAAGTATGGAAATGATAgataaattcaatttctttccTAACATTCCCGAAACGGGAAGAAATAGGTTCGGGTGGGCTTACGGCTGGTGCTTGGTGTTGGGTTTTTTTGCTCTACTTCTCGGCATGTCGTCGGCAATGGTTCAAGCTTATGGAAAGCAAGTTCTGCAAACCATTTCCTTCGCATCGGGAGCGGCAAGATTAATGGATTACCAATCGATTGTTGACGGTCCAGATTCGTAGAAATGGGTGGACGGAATGCCATGCACTGGTAGTACTATTTGTAGAGGTTAAGCTGCAGAAGATGCAAATGTAAAGTTTTGATTCAGGCCACAGTAGAAAGGTTTCTTCCTACCCATTTGTACATACCTGTGATTTAAAGTTAAATCTTGGCGATTAATCCTTTGTGGAtttgttcacttttttccttttttatgaatttatttctGTTAGCTCACAGAGCTTTGCGAAAGAtggttttcaataattttggaTTCTGTTATTGAGCAACCAATAATTACTGATGGATACAATTATAGCAGACAAATACGAATACAGCAGGCAAATTTGCGTGAAATTTATGTAGCGTATTTACATTTCTGTCAAAAATACAAAAGCCGAAAATTATCAAACATATGTTTCAACAGCAAGCAAAATTTGATAATGCAAGTCAAATTAAAGTGTTGTTCGTGTCTGCGATTCTactgtattttttattgtatttaattttattatggaTTCAATCATGTGTGATTGTGCATTTGATTTCGTCACATGTTTGATCTCTGATTGCGAAAAGACTGTGAGGAAAAATGTAGTACTGATTTTTGGTCATTTTCTCTGCGATTTAATCCCAAAATCAAATCTAATTCCATTACAATTTTAATCATCTAGCACATGGTAACTAAACCAATTAACAGACATAATATTATTCTCATTTTCTTGTCTGTACTCAATGATTtgaattgaataataaaaacatctgtcaataaaaatttcaacCTAGACgtgaaatgaatcttgattgtATGGACAGATTCTTTAAATATTCTTATCCCATTTAGGTCCGAGCTCTGGCTTTACACTCTGGGCCATGATGAaagtgcaatgaaataaatcttGAAGTACATTCCATTTGTTCATCATTCCCTTTCTTTCTGGTTGAGCTATTTATTTAGTTCCTGTGAATAGATTTTGTGATGaatagattaaaaataacaagtTACTACTGAAAATCCATCAGCCAGATTCATTAAAGGCGATTCGGAAAGATGAAGAAGTGTTGTTGAAAAGGGAATCATATTTTCTCAATGGGTCGTGCTTCAGATAGGCAGAAGGTATTGAATCCAAAATGTGTTGTCTTATAAACTAACAGGAAATACTAAGACGAAATTGTTGTTAAAAGGTTTTCCACGTAGCACGTGCACAATCCGTTATCTACATACCTTATCCTTCTTTGTAAAACAAGTGAAGAATTGAACGAActaaagttttcattttaattacaCTATATCATCACTATTCAACAAGCAGGGCAGGGCTTCGAGGTTCTGCCTGCTTGTTTAATGATGTATCGAAAGCTCTATTTATTCTTAATATGCTTTAAAAGTAATCAAAGCTCTTGCAAATACTTAACTGCAGATTGCTGTTCCAACATTATCAATTATTTACGTTAGTATACACATCCAATTATTAATTGTGGGTTCGTTCCGAGTCGCTGTTATCTCGCGAAACAATGCAAATTGTATTCAGGTTTCGGAAGGCAGCTTTTATGCTGAACACCCTCCCCCATACCTTTTTACCACCCCGATATCATGAATCACAGCATCTCTATTGCTACCCCTACCTTACAAAAGAAAGTTTTTATGAAGATTAATGTACATTCATATGGTTTCCATCTCTTGTTgggcttttaatttttcgatgCAAAATTTTCGGTTGTGGAATTGaatttgttgtgtgtttaaaattgtaactaattttccattttcattgaaatttattttttatacataCGTTTAAGGGCGttgacatttttttcccaattaaaaatttaatcttaTTTGATCATTTGATAACTTCAATCGGTGGGCCAATCGCTTTGTCTTGTCTTCCCAGCCAATATCAAGATTGGAGGAACATTCGTTCGACGCCAAAGGAACATTCGCGACTTTTACATAAGCATCCATGTTAGCTGTACCGGCGTAACGTAATGCAATCGTATAATTAGATTATTATACAGTCTGGTCGAAAAAATCTGACTTAATGTTATATTCTTCAATACAGAAAACCCTGGATTTTTTATCACAGCAAAATTAGTTTTAGTCTAGTTTCAAGTTTAAATTTCTATTGTTGACGCAACTAACCTTAGAACCCGAAGCTATGTTTACTCCCTGATTACTTGCAGAAAATACAAATGATAGCAGTAATGTCGTTCGTTATCAATATGTTTCTGTATATTATGAATTAGTGTTTGAAagcattcatttttatctctttcCCCATGCGTTATTgtgaataaaaatttttgatcaGCATGAAGAGGCTTTATATCTGTAATAACTGTTGTAAGGGGGAACGGGAAGAAGGGGCGAGGAGGTAGCTAAACCAATAGAACCAGAAAACGATGGAACAATATTTTGATGCCGTCGAAAACTCGTTAAAAGTTGTCCGTAACTTTAGTCAGGATTATGAAATTACACCAGGCAAAAAATCCTCGTCCGCTATCCCtactgctgatgatgatgatgatgaaattcCTTACAGTTTCTGTTTACAGACTCTCTGATCCAAAGCTGAATCGCCAGTGTCTTGTCGGAAGTCTAATGTCGTATGATAAACAGCTGCCCTTTCAAAAATATAAGTGAGAAatgcaaaggaaaaagaatagaattcaattttctttccttgtAGCGATTTAAACATTGTCAGGTGCTCTAGGTGTTAAAAACTCAAATCGACTTCAAACCTGAACTCAGCTTTTCACGACCATCCCCATTCCCTACCAAATAACCTAATAGAAGGGGTGTTTACCTAGCCATTTATACTTGATTTAGGAGTTTATTGCCCTTAGTATATATTTTGTTTGACAAAATATttagttatttttcattactcATACATTACTATCGTTATTTACATTACATTCGGGGGTCCACGACAGttgagcggtagcgccggttagaaactCGGCCTCATCGGCTCATCGCGTTGCGGCTCTCCACTTCGACGGCGTTGGTTCGAATCTCAAGGACAGGACCTCTccagtacgagaggactgactaccCACGTATacgaagggaaaaagtcttTTGAGCCATTAATGGGGTCAGCCATGACCAAGACAGTCTTTAGGTCAAGAGGAGAAATCATTACTAAAGTCTGTTTTACGCAACAAAGGGAACAAAGGAACcttcttttttattagttGGAATTGTACAGTTTTGATATGTAGCTCGTGAACACGAcatttttttgaaataaacgaaataataatataGCAGTTAGTAAATATTAGCTAAAAGGTGAGGACTGAGTGGAAGTCTAAGTATTTTCAATATTACAGAACGATGCTAACCGTTTCGGTTAAAAGAGCAAGATGGATTGGATAAAAATTGATAATACTTACCGCTGCCTTTAAcggatttgtttcctttctagTTACAATTACGTAGAAAATTTACCCAATGTCTATTTCTCAATGAGAATATCTACATGACAGTATCTATTTTCACATCGCTCTCTTTAGATGACCTGAACTTGTTTATTCAAATCATATTCATTTTACAGGTTTGGTCAAAAAGGATTTGTTGACCTGTGGACACTCCCTGTTTGTAGCAAGAATACATGCCTTGTTTTTGTCAcgtttttgttgtgttgtttcttAAAAATAACTGTAGGAATATTTTACTTTAACATTGTCTACGTTTGCTTTCATTCTATCGGCCTACTCTCATTCCtacctttttttgttggatCTGGGGTTTCCAATATTTActctttgttttgttctgtggTTGTATGATTTGGTAAGTGATATTGCAGGTGCGGAT from Anopheles coustani chromosome 3, idAnoCousDA_361_x.2, whole genome shotgun sequence harbors:
- the LOC131261226 gene encoding uncharacterized protein LOC131261226, with product MPSVETSEGYSKSSESCAESVGQNGTASGDSSDPNHQQIPADRGAESDLSQIDQPTVREFTQNDTINKFLLNSFLQRINNATTVDECREANDESFGDELNQDFDS
- the LOC131260854 gene encoding hydroxylysine kinase, with translation MEMKTIVKKNNPTEDKENDDGCDEKTDNQRKVTNPAEAGESMSGGKSSTERNQTLNPGSQIRPTVSEDDVRKLAERLYGITVLEMCELDSYDDRNYMIQADSYVKNPILKSINKSGYVMKIANSLDSKDESFFHAQSEIMLHLCKLDIKCPLPVQNINGKYHSVEKLGESDHVVRLLEYIPGKVFHGVPHPDHIFYQAGQFIARIDSALKSIDKEMVVNRQSIWMLDNFLKLKDFIYVVKDEYHKGIIEQVLSTYERRIVPNLDEYEQGVIYGDFNEHNIIVNKKATNSKDYEITGIIDFGDVCYSRYVFELAIAMTYMILESNDLDTGGLVIAGYSMIRLIPQHEKDVLRVAIAARICQSLVLGLYTATVDANNQYILSTQARGWSVLEALWNETDKNLLDRWATVAEEYLTRSSK